Genomic segment of Oncorhynchus keta strain PuntledgeMale-10-30-2019 chromosome 5, Oket_V2, whole genome shotgun sequence:
ATTAAGAGGTTCGAGCTACGTAGAAGTTGTGTTCAGTTTAATACTTTGACTTGCAAGTATGATGGTGAATACGGCATCTGGTTAGGGTTGTGATAGTTTCTCTCTGCTGATACGCACCGACATATCAGCTTTTGGTAGTGCTGTTATTACCGAATTTAAAAGAAGATTATATATTTCTCATTTGATTTTTACTTTGATTTGTTTTCACAGTCACATGACGCAAAGTGCAACTGCGAGACAGTGTTTAgccgtgagtgtgtgtctgtggaaCCGCGTGCGCCCATTGCTGCCATTAGCGCTGTCAGACTGACATCCACGGAGACATGAACGGCTCCTTCTTCGACCAAGCTCAGGGCGCACTATTCAACAGGAGCCAAGTCCTCGCCGGTACTCTGGTGAACTGTTGCAACGGGACGGACGTGGCAACCAGTGACGGCGGCTCGCTGGCGCTACCTCCGGACGAGCGGAAACTCTTTATCAGTCGCGTCGTACAGATCGCGGTCCTGTGCGTACTGTCGCTCACCGTCATTTTCGGCATCTTTTTCCTCGGCTGCAACCTCATGATCAAATCGGAGAGTATGATTAACTTTATGGTGAAGGACCGGAGACCTTCCAAAGACATAGAGGCCCCGGTGATGATAGGACTCAGCTAGTCTATGGCGCCTGGGTTGGAGAATGGTGTGTAGCCGCGCGCCACGGACATATAGCCTCAACACGCTGTATTTGGGGCGACGCGATGATATGCAATGCGTTTGATTTCCTTGCAAAATATGTTTGCCAATGTAGACTGCAATTGCAGTCAAGCGCGGCCAATTCCTCACATCAAACGTTTAAGGAGAACCAGGAATGCATCGTTGTTTACGCATATAGGCTGTTggatattgttttgtttttgacTGTCAACTTGAAAAAAGTAATGGACTCTTGTGATACAAATGTTTACACGTTGTTACCTCAACTTATATTCGAAAAAGTCGATATTTCCATGATTGTTTAACAACTTTACGCATGCATATTGTATGTTTTTTCCCATTTCAGTTCTGACAGTAGGCTATACATTTTGGACCTGGGAATTctctgaaaatatatatttttcttggTCCCGTTTCTTATTAGCATGTCTGGCAAATACTCAAGGTGCTGGGATTTTGCATGTTTAACAAACCCCATCACTGCTTTAGCGACTGTTCTCATGTCCAGTTCAGCATGCACGCGGCTTGGTCTGTAGCCTACAGTACAAAGTGGTATTTGGACCTACTGTTTTTGCACTTTTTGAATGCACCTGATGCTGCATGATTTTTTGTACAAAGATGAAACTTGAATGAAAAGTGCAGCATGCTACGAATAAACGTGACGTTCTcgtatctcttcattgatatctGT
This window contains:
- the LOC118384781 gene encoding reprimo-like protein yields the protein MNGSFFDQAQGALFNRSQVLAGTLVNCCNGTDVATSDGGSLALPPDERKLFISRVVQIAVLCVLSLTVIFGIFFLGCNLMIKSESMINFMVKDRRPSKDIEAPVMIGLS